A DNA window from Pseudarthrobacter sp. W1I19 contains the following coding sequences:
- a CDS encoding ABC transporter permease: MTSTTAETVAAPAPASRAGISPWLTFVVRRGGQFIVSLWVLITAAFLMIHLVPGDPVRAALGMNAPAELVEARRAALGLDQPLIVQYVNYFANLFTGNLGVSTITNEPVAHIIATRFPATLQLALLACLLVLLVALPLGVTMAVVTRGGRRRGLELTFAVICVVFAAIPEFLLGVGLVYIFAVNLDWFPIAGNDSPLALVLPVVALAVGPIAVFARIIRVEVLSVLSQDFVRTARAKRLAPRKIYIRHAVPNAMTATLTLSGLLLSGMVAGTVLVENIFAWPGLGTMIVQSIQSKDYPVVQAVVLVYGIGVLLVNLVIDIVLALLDPRSTIRES; encoded by the coding sequence ATGACCAGCACCACAGCCGAAACGGTGGCGGCACCCGCCCCCGCATCACGAGCAGGAATCAGCCCCTGGCTGACCTTCGTGGTGCGACGCGGCGGACAGTTCATCGTCTCGCTGTGGGTGCTGATCACGGCGGCTTTCCTCATGATCCACCTCGTGCCCGGCGACCCCGTTCGCGCGGCACTCGGCATGAACGCACCAGCCGAGCTGGTCGAGGCCCGGCGCGCAGCGCTCGGTCTCGACCAGCCGCTGATCGTGCAATACGTGAACTACTTCGCCAATCTCTTCACCGGCAATCTCGGGGTTTCCACCATCACCAACGAGCCGGTCGCCCACATTATCGCGACACGGTTCCCTGCCACTCTGCAGCTTGCCCTGCTCGCCTGCCTCCTCGTTCTCCTCGTCGCCCTTCCGCTCGGCGTGACGATGGCCGTGGTGACCCGCGGCGGCCGCAGACGCGGGCTCGAACTCACCTTCGCCGTCATCTGTGTCGTGTTCGCCGCAATCCCCGAGTTCCTCCTCGGTGTCGGGCTCGTCTACATCTTCGCGGTCAACCTCGATTGGTTCCCGATCGCGGGCAACGACAGTCCGTTAGCGCTGGTCTTACCCGTTGTCGCCCTGGCCGTCGGGCCAATCGCTGTCTTCGCGCGCATCATCCGCGTCGAGGTCCTCAGCGTCCTCAGCCAAGACTTCGTTCGCACCGCCCGCGCCAAACGCCTGGCGCCGCGCAAGATCTATATCCGCCACGCAGTCCCCAACGCCATGACGGCGACGCTCACGCTCAGCGGCCTCCTCCTCAGCGGCATGGTCGCGGGCACCGTGCTGGTCGAAAACATCTTCGCTTGGCCCGGCCTCGGCACCATGATCGTGCAGTCCATCCAGTCCAAGGACTACCCCGTGGTGCAGGCCGTCGTGCTCGTCTACGGCATCGGTGTACTCCTCGTCAACCTCGTGATCGATATCGTGCTTGCCCTTCTCGATCCGCGCTCTACAATTCGGGAGTCCTAA
- a CDS encoding ABC transporter substrate-binding protein, translating to MRSITPLAALVGAAALTLTACTVPGDSDKDVGSKELAVDGTFTISMGSDPGTLDPMITTGGIAREIDRFLYSRLVEVGNDGTILSGLASKWEAVDTTNANFTLRNDATCADGTAITASMLADNINFIVDPKNGSPLVGLSVQAGTVATGDDATGVLSVKSGAPDAFLLENVGSMYMVCGPALADADALAKGEGATGMFTMTEIAPNSQYTLTRRKEFVWGPGDWDPKQAGIPAKVVFKVIPNETTAANLLLSGELNAAEVLGPDSERLRAKKLFSSELNTVLGVIYYNQNPKKVLSDEALRIALTRGLNLDKLREVLTSGSGTAATSVIANAPNPCRADVAAANIPAFDVKAAADALDSAGWKLGSDGIREKDGVKLSLTVIHPPFVSQTFDPTAELLQSMWKEIGVETTLKGIDSNGIGETLFGTGDWDVSLIPVSVGLPSMMVPFLSGKTVPDGTNFASINNAEYIAAATSAATKPGQEGCDDWSDAEAALIAAANVIPFAKSVVPVFGNKAEFVRTDSLDPTSIRLFK from the coding sequence ATGCGTTCGATTACCCCACTCGCCGCCCTCGTTGGGGCGGCAGCACTCACTCTCACGGCCTGTACCGTGCCCGGCGATTCCGACAAAGACGTCGGCAGCAAGGAGCTTGCCGTCGACGGCACATTCACGATCTCAATGGGCTCCGACCCGGGAACCCTCGATCCCATGATCACCACGGGTGGTATCGCGCGCGAAATCGACCGCTTCCTCTATTCGCGCCTCGTCGAGGTAGGGAATGACGGCACCATCCTTTCCGGGCTCGCGAGCAAGTGGGAGGCGGTCGATACCACCAACGCCAACTTCACCCTGCGCAACGACGCCACCTGCGCTGACGGCACCGCGATCACCGCGTCAATGCTCGCGGATAACATCAACTTCATCGTGGACCCGAAGAACGGCTCACCCCTCGTCGGGCTAAGCGTACAAGCCGGCACCGTCGCGACGGGCGACGACGCCACCGGCGTACTGAGCGTGAAGAGCGGCGCGCCCGACGCCTTCCTGCTCGAAAACGTTGGCAGCATGTACATGGTGTGCGGGCCGGCTCTCGCCGACGCGGATGCGCTCGCCAAGGGTGAAGGCGCGACCGGTATGTTCACGATGACCGAGATCGCCCCGAACTCGCAGTACACCCTGACCCGGCGCAAGGAGTTCGTTTGGGGCCCCGGCGACTGGGACCCGAAGCAGGCTGGCATCCCCGCGAAGGTCGTGTTCAAGGTGATTCCGAATGAGACCACTGCGGCTAATCTGCTGCTTTCCGGCGAGCTGAACGCCGCAGAGGTTTTGGGGCCCGATTCCGAGCGGCTGCGCGCCAAGAAGCTGTTCTCCAGTGAGCTTAATACTGTTTTGGGCGTGATCTACTACAACCAGAACCCAAAGAAAGTGCTTTCTGATGAGGCACTTCGCATTGCCCTCACCCGGGGCCTGAACCTCGACAAGCTGCGCGAGGTTCTCACGAGCGGCAGCGGCACCGCGGCGACCAGCGTCATCGCCAACGCGCCGAACCCCTGCCGTGCCGACGTGGCGGCGGCCAACATCCCGGCATTCGATGTGAAAGCCGCAGCCGACGCACTCGATTCCGCCGGTTGGAAGCTCGGATCGGACGGCATACGGGAGAAGGACGGAGTGAAGCTCTCACTCACCGTCATCCACCCCCCGTTTGTTTCCCAGACCTTCGACCCCACCGCAGAGCTGCTCCAGTCGATGTGGAAAGAGATTGGCGTTGAGACGACCCTTAAGGGTATCGATTCCAACGGCATTGGCGAGACGCTCTTCGGTACCGGCGACTGGGACGTTTCACTCATCCCAGTCAGCGTTGGCCTGCCCAGCATGATGGTGCCATTCCTCTCCGGCAAAACCGTCCCGGACGGCACAAACTTCGCCTCCATCAATAACGCCGAATACATCGCCGCCGCGACTTCTGCCGCGACGAAGCCGGGCCAAGAAGGCTGTGACGACTGGTCGGACGCTGAGGCAGCACTGATCGCCGCGGCAAACGTCATCCCGTTCGCGAAGTCGGTTGTGCCAGTGTTCGGCAACAAGGCGGAGTTCGTTCGTACCGACAGCCTCGATCCCACGTCAATTCGTCTGTTCAAATAA